The DNA window CGCGAGCTGATCTGCAGTGATCGACCCGAAGACCGGCGCAAGCCGGTCTTTTTCGTGTGTCCGCACGGCGACACCGGCACGGCATTCAGGACTGGGCACGCCCTCTCCGCCAATACCCCATGCAGCTGATGGCCTGGCGAGCCAGGCCCGCATCGATCCACTGCCTCCGCAGTGTCGAGACCAGACCGGCCTCCGCGGCCATCCAGACATAATCGGCGCCACCGCCGGGCACCGCCAGTTCCCATATGGGCATCTCCCCTGCCTCGCGGTTGTCCACTACCCGCGGCAGCGGCCGGCCCAGGCTGGCTGCCAACGCAGCCTGCAAGGCATCGCCATAAGCACGCTGCCGCCGCCCGAGATGGCGCGGATACCAATAGACCTCGGCCCCCTGGCCCAGCGGCAACTGCAGCTGGTCGTCGACTTCGGGAACCTCCAGCAAGGCGGTCAGCTGGACGCCTGAAGCCATCTGAGACAGCGACTCGATGATGGCCGCGGCTGCCGGCAGCCCGCATTCATCCGCCAACAGCCATATCCGCTCCGCCTCGGGCGGCAGGCGCCAGGTATAACCACGCCCCCAGCGAGCCTGCAACGGGGCATACAGCACCAGTGCATCACCGACTCCGGCCCGCTGCGCCCAGCAGGAGGCCGGGCCTTGATCACCATGCAGGGCGAAGTCGATCACCACGGCGGACCGGGAAGGCTCGACGGCGCGCACCGTGAATGTCCGCATCGGCAGCCGCTGGCTCGACGGCTGCGCCAGATAGCGCGCATACCAGTCCTCGCCGCGCGGCAGGCCGGCCAAGGCTGACGGTGTCGAGGGGAAAAAGACTTTCAGATACAGATCCGGGGCCGGATGACTGATCTGATCCAGCGCCTCGCCTCCCAGCACGAAGCGGCGCAGCGACGACGACAGACACTGCCGCTCGAGCACCGATACATCGAAGAAACGATAGCCATCCATGCATCGCGGCCTCCCTGCTGACACCGATTTCACAAAAATACTATTGACACTCATTCTCATCCA is part of the Frateuria aurantia DSM 6220 genome and encodes:
- a CDS encoding siderophore-interacting protein, which produces MDGYRFFDVSVLERQCLSSSLRRFVLGGEALDQISHPAPDLYLKVFFPSTPSALAGLPRGEDWYARYLAQPSSQRLPMRTFTVRAVEPSRSAVVIDFALHGDQGPASCWAQRAGVGDALVLYAPLQARWGRGYTWRLPPEAERIWLLADECGLPAAAAIIESLSQMASGVQLTALLEVPEVDDQLQLPLGQGAEVYWYPRHLGRRQRAYGDALQAALAASLGRPLPRVVDNREAGEMPIWELAVPGGGADYVWMAAEAGLVSTLRRQWIDAGLARQAISCMGYWRRGRAQS